A single Euwallacea similis isolate ESF13 chromosome 1, ESF131.1, whole genome shotgun sequence DNA region contains:
- the LOC136410268 gene encoding zinc finger HIT domain-containing protein 3, with protein sequence MSKVCIICTGDGKYKCPMCYIYYCSSKCCKKHRENGCEVIQKEDPVATVEMPKETLRSPEEISAERLYLLKNSEEVKNLLTNPHLRDLLVTIDNAENAEEVVQKAMLEPIFVEFADACIKAVEPENSGQDQDHT encoded by the exons ATGTCGAAAGTGTGCATAATTTGTACAGGTGATGGTAAATACAAGTGCCCAATGTGCTATATTTACTA CTGCTCATCCAAATGTTGCAAGAAACATCGAGAAAATGGTTGTGAGGTGATCCAAAAAGAAGATCCAGTTGCCACCGTGGAAATGCCAAAGGAAACTTTGAGGTCTCCAGAAGAAATATCGGCAGAAAGACTTTATTTACTGA aGAATAGTGAAGAGGTGAAAAACCTCCTCACCAACCCCCACCTCCGAGACCTCTTAGTCACCATTGACAATGCTGAAAATGCTGAAGAGGTGGTTCAAAAAGCAATGCTTGAACCTATCTTTGTGGAATTTGCTGATGCCTGTATCAAAGCTGTAGAACCAGAGAACAGTGGCCAGGACCAAGATCACACATAA
- the LOC136413756 gene encoding matrix metalloproteinase-2-like encodes MDRKMSRGWRCSVVFKGCFDVVLLILFLLLISRCDSQARNESRIFKREALDGHLQNYLTSFGYMRQSADGVFAMRTEESIRGAIKEMQAFAGIPVTGKLDEKTAKLMRTPRCGLPDKEIGLTSGRRKRYAIHGMKWPHTDLTWSLRTKTLAPDLDPYAVRFVISKALAVWSKHSKLTFREVDSDRADILIYFYRKDHGDNFPFDGKGVILAHAFFPTGVRSPVDVHFDADENWTTSGDSEQGTNLFNVAAHEVGHSLGLSHSNVEGALMYPWYSEMKDGFEYELPEDDKLAIQYLYGFREEKRWERIPSYYPAAVPSTSTTTSTTTTTTTTTVNPTWKRGWKVPYSPRYPYEKPDKIPHKPYNPSAKKPHYHKPHPTDRCPHHKFHHTSSVHPATIKPTKTVQRRTHHQTHRTTTERPTSRYPKEYPRGRDSPPDTCDTSYDAVAVIRRELFVFKDKYFWRIGDNGVVTTGYPAEITRLFRGFPKNLTHVDAVFERADGNIVFFVEDKYYLFSGVSLVPGYPKSLLDLGLPSSVRKIDGAMIWGFNGKTYFFTGSDYYRFDDEEQEVEKDYPRSIDYMWKGIGSNIDAVFQWKDGKTYFFKGKGFWKFDDIHMRVEHYEQKASAPVWMGCKQDYEHNHLNQKLPYVTADSRASSGLIGTNIFIILFCTLKLIYLL; translated from the exons ATGGACCGTAAAATGTCTCGGGGGTGGCGTTGTTCCGTTGTTTTTAAGGGTTGTTTCGATgttgttttgttaattttgttcttGTTGCTCATCAGCCGATGCGACAGTCAAGCACGAAACGAGAGTCGGATTTTTAAGAGGGAGGCTTTGGACGGGCATTTG CAAAACTATCTGACGAGTTTCGGGTACATGCGTCAGTCGGCAGATGGTGTCTTTGCAATGAGGACTGAAGAATCGATACGGGGTGCGATCAAAGAAATGCAGGCTTTCGCCGGAATTCCTGTTACTGGAAAATTGGACGAGAAGACTGCGAAGTTGATGAGGACGCCGAG atGCGGATTGCCTGATAAAGAAATCGGTCTTACATCCGGACGACGGAAAAGATACGCCATTCACGGAATGAAATGGCCACATACTGACTTAACTTGGAG CTTAAGGACAAAGACCTTGGCCCCGGATCTCGACCCCTATGCAGTGCGGTTCGTCATTTCCAAAGCCCTCGCCGTTTGGTCCAAGCACTCGAAGCTAACCTTCCGGGAGGTGGACAGCGATAGGGCCGATATACTCATTTACTTCTATAG GAAAGACCATGGAGACAACTTCCCCTTTGACGGAAAGGGGGTTATCCTTGCCCATGCCTTTTTCCCCACCGGAGTTAGATCCCCCGTGGACGTCCACTTTGATGCCGATGAGAATTGGACGACGTCCGGGGATAGTGAGCAAG GTACCAATCTGTTCAACGTGGCAGCACACGAAGTGGGGCATTCCTTAGGGCTCTCGCATTCCAATGTAGAGGGAGCCCTCATGTACCCCTGGTACTCGGAAATGAAGGACGGTTTTGAGTACGAATTGCCCGAAGACGATAAACTTGCAATCCAGTATTTGTATGGTTTCCGAGAAGAGAAACGATGGGAACGTATACCATCCTATTACCCTGCAGCAGTACCATCGACTAGCACCACCACGAGTACCACCACaaccaccaccaccaccacGGTTAATCCTACGTGGAAACGCGGTTGGAAAGTTCCTTACAGCCCTAGATATCCCTATGAAAA ACCTGACAAAATTCCCCACAAGCCGTATAATCCATCAGCGAAGAAGCCACACTACCACAAACCGCATCCCACCGACAGGTGCCCGCACCATAAATTTCATCACACATCGTCGGTCCATCCTGCCACCATCAAACCTACCAAAACTGTGCAAAGGAGGACCCACCATCAAACCCATCGAACCACAACTGAGAGGCCCACTTCAAGGTATCCCAAGGAGTATCCGAGAGGAAGGGATAGTCCTCCGGACACCTGTGATACGAGCTATGATGCAGTGGCTGTGATAAGGAGGGaactttttgtatttaaagatAAG TACTTCTGGCGTATTGGTGACAATGGCGTAGTCACCACTGGCTATCCAGCTGAAATCACCAGACTCTTTCGCGGTTTTCCCAAGAATCTCACCCATGTGGACGCAGTCTTCGAGAGAGCAGATGGCAACATAGTCTTCTTCGTAGAAGATAAATATTACTTGTTTTCTGGAGTGAGTTTGGTGCCCGGATATCCCAAATCCCTATTAGATCTGGGGTTGCCCAGTTCAGTGAGAAAAATCGATGGGGCCATGATTTGGGGGTTTAATGGGAAGACGTATTTCTTCACCGGATCTGACTATTATCG ATTCGATGATGAGGAACAAGAAGTGGAAAAAGACTACCCTAGGAGCATTGACTACATGTGGAAAGGCATTGGATCAAACATAGACGCAGTGTTTCAATGGAAGGACG GCAAGACGTACTTTTTCAAAGGCAAAGGCTTCTGGAAGTTCGATGACATTCACATGCGGGTGGAGCACTACGAGCAAAAAGCCTCAGCGCCTGTTTGGATGGGGTGCAAACAGGACTATGAACACAACCACCTGAACCAGAAACTGCCCTACGTTACGGCGGACAGCAGAGCATCCTCAGGATTAATAGGGAcgaatattttcataatattgTTTTGCACGCTCAAgttgatttatttgttatGA
- the cpb gene encoding F-actin-capping protein subunit beta codes for MGDQFDCALDLMRRLPPQQIEKNLGDLIDLVPSLCEDLLSSVDQPLKIAQDKETGKDYVLCDYNRDGDSYRSPWSNTYYPPLDDGQMPSERLRKLELEANHAFDQYREMYFEGGVSSVYFWDLDHGFAGVILIKKIGDGSKKIKGCWDSLHVVEVQEKSSGRSSHYKMTSTAMLWLQTNEAGSGTMNLGGSLTRQIEQDASVNENNPHIANIGRMVEDMENKIRHILKDIYFSKTKDVVNSLRSVQTLTETRQKEILKIDLAKALQARQNKSDN; via the exons ATG GGTGACCAATTTGATTGTGCTTTGGACCTGATGCGAAGACTACCCCCCcaacaaatagaaaaaaacctGGGCGATCTCATAGACCTAGTTCCCAGTTTGTGTGAAGACCTCCTTTCATCTGTGGACCAACCCTTGAAAATTGCCCAAGACAAGGAAACTGGCAAAGACTACGTCCTATGTGACTACAATAGAGATGGTGATTCCTACAGGTCCCCCTGGTCAAACACCTACTATCCCCCACTCGACGACGGGCAGATGCCCTCTGAACGTTTGCGAAAGCTCGAATTGGAAGCTAACCACGCTTTTGATCAATATAGAGAAATGTACTTTGAAGGGGGTGTTAGTTCGGTGTATTTCTGGGACTTGGACCATGGTTTTGCCGGTGTTATATTGATCAAGAAAATCGGAGATGGGAGCAAGAAAATCAAAGGATGCTGGGACTCGCTGCATGTGGTAGAGGTGCAGGAGAAGAGTTCTGGAAGGTCGTCACATTATAAAATGACATCTACTGCGATGCTGTGGCTGCAAACCAACGAGGCCGGGTCAGGGACTATGAACCTAGGGGGTAGTTTGACTAGGCAGATAGAACAAGACGCTTCGGTTAACGAGAACAACCCTCATATCGCCAACATTGGGCGGATGGTCGAGGACATGGAGAATAAAATCCGACACATCCTGAAGGAcatttattttagtaaaactAAGGATGTAGTAAATAGTTTAAGATCG GTCCAAACGCTGACTGAAACTAGACAGAAGGAAATCCTGAAAATTGACCTCGCCAAGGCTTTACAAGCAAGGCAAAACAAGTCTGATAACTGA
- the LOC136413771 gene encoding glucose-induced degradation protein 4 homolog: MPVRVDPNLPPPANSKQPGITKSLLYNGSKFQGFQKSKGNSYEVEVVLQHVDEENSYLCGYLQINGLTEEYPKLTTFFDGEIISQKYPFLTRKWDADEEVDRKHWSKFSQFNQYIKTFNSDNFDYSQLADTDYVFMRWKEHFLVPDHTIRDISGASFAGFYYICFQKSKASIEGYYYHRSSEWFQSLNLTHVPENSVQIYEFR; encoded by the exons ATGCCCGTAAGGGTGGACCCTAATCTGCCGCCGCCTGCCAATTCCAAGCAACCAGGGATCACCAAAAGCCTGTTGTATAATGGATCTAAGTTTCAAGGGTTCCAGAAAAGCAAAGGGAATTCCTATGAAGTTGAGGTGGTTTTGCAG CATGTAGATGAAGAAAATTCCTACCTATGTGGGTATCTGCAAATAAATGGCCTCACTGAGGAGTATCCCAAACTGACAACTTTCTTTGATGGGGAGATTATAAGCCAGAAGTACCCTTTTTTGACTCGGAAGTGGGATGCTGATGAAGAAGTGGATCGCAAACATTGG TCTAAATTCTCTCAATTCAACCAATACATAAAAACCTTTAACTCAGACAACTTTGACTACAGCCAATTAGCTGACACAGACTATGTGTTTATGCGATGGAAAGAGCACTTTTTGGTGCCTGATCATACAATTCGAGACATTAGTGGAGCCTCCTTTGCAGgtttttattacatatgttTCCAAAAATCGAAAGCTTCCATTGAAGGATATTATTACCATAGGAGTTCAGAGTG GTTCCAGTCATTAAATCTTACCCATGTGCCTGAAAATTCTGTACAGATCTATGAATTTAGGTAA
- the LOC136413588 gene encoding 6-phosphofructo-2-kinase/fructose-2,6-bisphosphatase-like isoform X1: protein MNYSCCFESEGESGASSQEGIFGIVKEQPLKMACKLSFAEKEFKDEARGAQSDPAPKKGALRQFSPLLVAMVGLPGRGKSLLAKRLCRYLNYTGDSSKVYDISDYRRKHMKQYATHEMFRADNLPAWRIRQQSFREALEEACNWLGQPGHQVAVLDGPNVSRVQRQDIYDLAHGQLGFRVMFIECVCEDPVLLERNFKEILQYSADYRGMATEQALKDLTHKMAHYKAQYDSPTLGSLWELPCPMVKLLDGGEGGVIAHGVTGVREGKILAYVSTPKPYQQTLYFSRHGESEFNVVGRIGGDAPLSPRGRMYSKSLAKHVQALNLPSLQVWTSTLQRTRATACHINAPQQHLHELDEIWSGDCENFSYEELQERFPRELALRDREKLKYRYPQGESYVDVMQRLIPVLNQLECETNVLTVSHQAVLRCVLSYFLETPPEEIPYVHVPLHTIIKITLQGFNYNMETIKMPIECVDTTRAKPVNCSEDRTTEDALLTLPAHFDSMASLKANVATCT, encoded by the exons GCGCCCAGTCCGACCCTGCGCCCAAGAAAGGGGCGCTGCGGCAGTTCAGCCCCCTATTGGTGGCCATGGTGGGGTTGCCGGGGCGCGGTAAAAGCTTGCTGGCCAAGAGATTGTGTCGGTATTTGAACTATACCGGGGATTCTTCAAAAG TGTACGACATATCAGACTACCGTCGCAAGCATATGAAGCAGTACGCCACCCATGAAATGTTCCGTGCGGACAATCTACCAGCCTGGCGCATCCGCCAGCAGAGCTTCCGCGAGGCCTTGGAGGAGGCTTGTAATTGGCTAGGCCAGCCTGGACACCAAGTGGCCGTCCTGGACGGTCCCAACGTGTCCAGGGTGCAACGCCAAGACATCTACGACTTAGCCCACGGGCAACTGGGATTTAGAGTGATGTTCATCGAATGCGTCTGCGAGGACCCCGTTTTGCTCGAGAGGAACTTCAAA GAGATACTGCAATACAGCGCTGATTATAGAGGCATGGCCACGGAGCAGGCACTGAAAGACCTGACGCACAAGATGGCGCATTACAAGGCCCAATACGACTCTCCCACTTTGGGGAGTTTGTGGGAGCTGCCGTGCCCCATGGTGAAGTTGCTGGACGGGGGGGAAGGTGGGGTTATCGCCCATGGAGTTACTGGAGTACGGGAGGGGAAGATTTTGGCCTACGTTTCGACTCCGAAGCCGTACCAGCAAACGTTGTATTTCAGTAGG cATGGAGAGAGCGAATTCAACGTCGTCGGACGCATCGGGGGCGATGCTCCTCTGTCCCCCAGAGGACGCATGTATTCCAAATCTTTGGCGAAGCATGTTCAGGCCCTCAACTTACCGTCCTTGCAAGTGTGGACATCCACCCTTCAAAGGACCAGGGCTACGGCTTGTCACATTAATGCTCCGCAGCAACACTTGCACGAATTGGATGAAATTTGGTCG GGCGATTGCGAAAACTTCTCCTACGAAGAGCTTCAAGAGCGCTTCCCTCGGGAGTTAGCTCTACGCGATAGAGAAAAACTAAAGTACCGCTACCCTCAAGGGGAGTCCTACGTGGATGTCATGCAACGTCTGATTCCCGTACTCAACCAGCTAGAATGTGAAACCAACGTCTTGACGGTCAGTCATCAGGCGGTACTACGTTGCGTCTTGAGCTATTTCCTGGAGACTCCTCCAGAAGAAATCCCGTATGTGCACGTGCCATTGCACACAATCATTAAG ATCACTCTCCAAGGTTTCAACTACAACATGGAAACCATCAAGATGCCCATCGAATGCGTTGACACCACCAGAGCAAAGCCGGTCAATTGTTCGGAAGACCGTACTACTGAAGATGCACTGTTAACGCTTCCAGCTCATTTCGACTCCATGGCAAGCCTCAAAGCCAACGTGGCAACATGCACTTAA